The DNA segment AACGGGACTCCTGCATTCGCAGCGCACTGGGCATCAATCGGATGATCACCGACGAAGATTGTCTCCTCCTTCGGCACGCCTAGGATCCTCACAAGGTTCAGGTACGAATCTGGGTCCGGCTTCGCTTTCGTGTTCGAGTTCCTGCATTCGACCTTGTCCACAAGGGTCTGCATCCCGGTGATTTTCAACGCGGTCAGCGCATACTCCTCGCAACCTCTTGTCAGTATCCCGATTCTTATTCCCTTCTTCCTCAGATAGCCCAACAGCTCGACGGCGCCATTTATCGCCGTGGTCTCCGAGACCCGCTCCAGTTCAACCCCATCCATGATCATGTCCAGATCGGCAAGCATGGTCCGCATCTCATCCTCATTGATGCCCCTGTTTCGCATCCTGTCCTCGAAACGGGCGATTATCTTGACGATGGTCTCATTTGGGCTGTAGAGTGAACCGTCGTCCCCGTAATTCGCTATCCTCTGGATGACCAGTCTCTTGAACTTCGCAAAGTCCACGGTCGATTCGACAAGCGTGTCGTCGAGATCGAAAACGACGGCCCGGATTCTCCTTGGCAGGCTTACGGGAACTTGCGGCATTGGACCAACTGCCTTATGTGTCCAGTAATCCCGTTTCCTCATTAAATGCTTGTACCTTGGCGGCGTCCATACGTTGTTATCACGGTTGATTTCGAGGACAACACCTATATGAAGGGTCAAGAGCGTTCTGTGAGCTGAGAGATTGAGAGAGGGAAAGAAGTTTTTCCTTCTGGACCAAGGAGTCAGCCACTCTCCTCCCCCTTTCCCCCCAACTGACCTGGTCCCTGCTCTCTTTCAATCTCCCTTTTCCATTTTTCGATGGCTTGTGCACTGAAAGCTGGCCGAGGGATTTCGACCGAGAATCTGATCTGTTGAGGGTCAACCTACTTCAGTTCCTTCTCGCTCTTCCTGACGATGTCCTGGAGCTCCTTTGCAACGTCGTCTTCCGGAGGCACCGATCTTGCACCCTTCAAGAGCTCCCTCGCCTTCGCGTTGGCCCTTCTGACCGGGTCGATTGAGCCGTGCTTCACCCAGTCCTCGTAGGTTCCGTATTCGAATACCATGGGGGACCATGCGTCCCTGAGGTGTTTGAGCGTGTGCCTCTTTGCCAGGAATGTTCCTCCGATGCCCACTTCTCTGATGAGGTCGCCAGCGATGGTTTCATCGTTCACATCTATCCCCTTGGCAATGTGCAGTAACTCCGTGACGATATCGTAGTCAAGCATGAGCTGCTCGAACGATAGCACCGTCGATGCCTCAAGCAAGCCGAAACCGTTGACCATGTCCGCACCAGCGTTGACTGCGAGAAGAGTCCCCAGACAGTGCTCCGTGGCTGCCTGGCTACCAGGAACAAGCGCGTTGGTTCCGAAGGTCCCTGCCTGGGCGGGGAGTTTGTAGTGCTTAGCCAGGTCCACGATCGCGGCGCATAACAGCGCGGCCTCTGGAGAGCCCGACACATATGCTCCTGTCCTCGGTTCCATCATGGACAGGGTAGAACCGTAGATCGCTTTCGCGCCCTTCCTAGCGCACTGTGTGAGCGTCAGGATCGCCATGATCTCTGCGTTGCTGACCACAAGTGTCCCAGCCATGGTGACGGGCCCTGAGACGCCGGCCTCAACCATGCTCATCATCATGACCGGAACCCCTGCCTTCGCGAACTCTATCGTCGCCTCGCTGCCTCCTCCGTCCAGGTTCAACGGAGGAACAGCGCAAATGATTCCTGCGAGATTCGGCTTCTGCAGCAGCTTATCCCTACCGCCGGCCACTGCGGCTGCCATGTCAATCTGGAGCCTCGCCTCCGCTCCCGTCGTCGTGGACTCAGACATCACGAACTTGTCGGTGTTGGAGTAGGCTGCGTGGATCTGGTGCAACACATGTGCATGCAATGGCACGTCTTGGGGCGCTACTGAAGGTGTGAAGTACCCGACCCCGGGCAGGACGTTCGCCAGGCGCGCGCAGTCGACTATGTCCTGCTTCCTGGCCGGTCTTCTCTTGCCGGAATCGATATCGATTGTCTGCACCCCGCACCCATCAAAAGTGAAGTAGACATGTGAGTTGTCCAGCTCGACGTCGAAATCGGGGTTACGCGCGCCAAGCTTGTACTCCTTCGGGGTGCTCCTGATGGACTTCTCGACCAGGTCTTTGGGTATCCTCGCGATCTGCTTCTCATTGTTCACATCTGCACCATGCTGGCGCAAGAGGTCGAGGGCGATGCCACTATAAATCCTGACCCCCACTCTCTCTAGTACGTCGAGGGATTCGTCATGGATGCGCTGGAAGGCGTCCCTATCGATCAGCTGCGTGGAGTTCTTTCTCATGCTCAGTTTCCTGAAGTCTCCCGAGGTCATGTGTCCCACCTTCGTCCTGTGGGTATCCGCTCAGATTTAAAGAAGTTATTGAGAATATGACATCAAGGTGAATCTGGATTGGACGAGCGACGGACCGATGTCGAACAGAAGTACCTAAATATCAACATCCCAATCCGTTTTTCCCAGCAGCTAGGAGGACTCAGACGATTCAGCTGAATCTGTCCTCCTCTCTCTGAGGGTATTGAGGGGCGGTCGTCTATGACAATAGAGAAGAGGAGACAGTCATCATCGAACATCGAGCTAGCCAAGCTCCGCTCCGAGATACAGAAGACCACAAGGGACGTGAAGGGTCAATTGGGCCTTTACATGAAACATGTCGAATCTGGCAGAGAGATTGCGATTGATGCCGACAAGATATTCCCCCTGGGTAGCGTCTTCAAGATTCCCATCATGGTCGAGGCATACAGGCAGGTGAACGAGGGTCTGCTCTCGATGGACGAGAAGATAAAGCTCGAGAACAGGAACTACTGTATCGGATCTGGAATACTCCAGTATCTCTCTCCCGGTCTTGAGCTCACAATCCGCGACCTCATCACCCTCATGATCGTCGCCACGGACAACACCGCCTCGGAGATGCTCTGGAAGAGGATTGGAATTCAGAGGGTCAACATGCTGATCCGCGAGCTGGGGCTCGCGAAGACTTCGATCTACCTTCCATGGAGAGAGGGCTTCCTTCTGACGATGGGGAAGGGGCCGTTCAAGGACATGCTCGTGCAGGATGCCGGGCGAAAATGGAAGGGCTTCTCCGACCTTGGCAGGATGAAGATATTGAACGAGATTGACACCGAGTTCGCAAACCTATCCATCGAGGATTTCCGAAGGGAGTATGAGAACCTCTACGGGATGAAGGAGGAGAAGAAGTTCAGAACCCAACGCGAATACGACCAGGTCTTCGATAACATCGGGACCCCGCGTGAGATAGGCATCCTGCTCGAAAAGACGCTCAAAGGCGAAGTGGTGTCCAGGGAGGCTAGCATGGAGATGCTCGGCATGATGATGAGGAACCTGGGCTCCTCCTCCGTTCCTCACTACCTCTCCGACGACGTAGTCGTTGCCTCGAGATCCGGAGTGACCGCTGGATCCGTGAACAATGCCGGCATAATCTACGTGAACTCGAACTCGCACATCATCCTTTGCGTCTTCTTCAAGAGGCTCGGAGAGAAGAACCCTGAGAAGGCCCAGATTGCGGAGGCCAAGATCGCGAGGCTGGTATACGACTATTTCTCTCGTGTCAAGTGACACTCCGATTCGCGTCAGCCCTGGATGAGTACTGCTCTCTTCTCTATGAGCGCGGCTTCTCTTTCGGTCAGCGTGCGCTTGTCGACAGTTACAATCAGCCGGGAATTATGGGCGACAATCAGGTCCTTCAAGTGGTCAAGCGTTGTAAGGGCCTTCTTGAAATCGGCATACGTCACTATCGACTCGAAACCGTCCACCAGTATGATTGAGTTCTTGCCCTTTTCCAGGAATCTGACGATAGTACCGGTCAGGATACCTGTGTTCGCCGGGTGAATCGCTTCGCTACCAGGGGAGGTCGAAAGCCAGATCATGGCAGTCTTCTTGAGGCCGTAGGTAGGCTTGATCATGCTGGGAGGCTTCCGCGTGATGATCAGTCCCTCAAGACCTTGGCTGAGGCCTTGCACGATCAATTCATAGCCCCTTCTGGAGTCCGTGCTCCAGATGACATAGGTGTTCCTTGGAGCGAGCTCTCTCATGGCCTCTTTTGAGCCATAGGTCTCTGGGGCTGGCTCCACTGAAGGGAACCTCGCACTGGAGAGGAGGAGCATGCCGAATCCAAGGCTGAGCATGGCGTACGACCCTATGTAGAAGACATCTGGCATCGATCCCACTGAGTATGCACCCGAGGCCTCGTAAATTGTGTAAAGCGAATCGCCCACTGTATAGAAGGCAATTGAGACTCCGACGATGATCCAGCAGTCTTCGAGGAGGCCCTTCCGGAACGACCATATGAGCATGATGACGAGGCTAAGTATGACTGCGTCTAGGGGAGTGTACAGGTTCCAGGTGACTTTCTCCAGGGTGGACATGTCCGTCGAACCATATGATTCGCGGACCACGTATATCAGGAGCGGAGAAACTGCCAGCCAGAACGCAGCCTGGACCGCAATGATCTGGCGAGAGATCTTGACCTTTGCGTCACGGATGACCTTGAACAGCAAGGCTATCAAGGCGACATAGCCGCTTAGCCAGAAGAGGTCAGCGAGAGAAACAGTGACCTCTTCGTCGATCACCTCCGCGTAGATGCTCCAGGTCAGCTCTCCCAATGCCAATAGGGTGAACGCGACCACCAACCCGAGGTTGATCTCGGGCGACGGGCTCTTCCTAGTGAACCAGTAGAGCGCGAAAGCGAGGATTGCAGCAGCCAGGGCGAAAACCGGATTGGTTGCATTGCCCATGAGTACTCCATCGTCCTCGTTCAGCAACGAGAACACTATGTAGACGACAATCACGATGAATGGAGTCGCTGTCAGAAACAATCCGAGATTCGTCCTTGGTATGATGGCCATATCAACCGCAGACTTTCTTTCGCATGGTCTATTTTGGTTCAGAGAGTATATCAATGCCGTGGTCGACCTACCAAATCTGATAATCGCATAGTCCTGACGACATCTGGCTCAGCGCTTCCAGATGCTCTCCTTGTCCCTTAGCTCAGCTGCAAGCCCACCCTTTCTTGTCATCTCCTTCTGGGCTATGCACAACGGGACTATTGCCACATTCGTCTCTTCCTTCACGAGAGCTGCAAGCGAGGTCGCAATCTCCTTCGCCTGGCCTTCCGTTACCGAGCTGTCGTCATAGACGACAGCGACATCTACCTCTTCTCCCGGGGCGTGCTCCCCGCGACCGATACTCCCGAAGAGCCTGCATTCCAGTATCCACGGCTGCTCTCCGAGACGACTGGCATATGCCCTGGCTGCCGTCCTCTGTGGGTCCGTGTCAGGAATCATCCGAAGGACTTTCAGTCTCTCCCTGTCTTCCGTCAGGGTCACGCCAATCGCGTTTCCGATCTTCCGAGTCCTCACGAGACCTGTCTTCTTCAACTCCTTCACAGCCCTCCAGGTGGTCATCGTCGGGACTTTTGCCGTCCTCGAAAGCTCGTTGATAGTGAAATCACGGTCGGGATATGACTTGAGTGCGCGAATTATCTCAACGCGTCCCTTCCGAGCCAGTATTGTCAAAGACTCACGCGAGAGCATCCTAATCATATCTCCGATGGTATAGTTATATCAGATGTGGTATAATAGAATGACGCTTAAGTCCAGCCAGTATCTGTCGCCGAATGATGCATAAGTAGATGGGAATGCGCACGGTCTATGGAAACGTATATTCGAAGCATCGTGGATTTGGATTGGAACCTGGTATGTCTCATGGACAATGACGATGTAGCAAATGTTTTGTTCGAGATCGCAGATCTGCTGGACCTCCAGGGAGTGGCATTCAAGCCCAACGCCTATAGACGCGCGGCGAGAAACATCAATGCGCTTGAGGAGGACATTAACAAAATCGCTGCCGAAGGCAGGTTGCAGGACATCCCAGGTGTGGGCGAGGCAATGACCGAGAAGATCGACGAGCTGATCGCAACAGGCGAGTTAAGATATCTGAGCCAGCTTCGGTCCGAGGTCCCGCCTGGCCTGGTCGAGATCCTGAAGGTCCCCGATGTTGGACCTAAGACGGCCATGGTCCTCTACAGGGAGCTAGGGATCTCCTCCGTCGATGGGTTGAAGGAGGCTGTACTCAACCACAAGCTCCACGGGATCAAGGGGTTTGGCGAGAAGACTGAGGAGCGCATCCTTCAGGGGGTGAGGACTCTTGAATCCAAGGGGGGCAGAACATTGCTTGGCCATGCCCTCCCCGTGGCCGAATCCTATGTAGAATACCTCAGGTCGTCACAGCCTTTGGACAAGATTAGCGTGGCCGGCAGTCTGAGACGTGGGAAGGAGACGGTGGGCGACATCGACATCCTTGTGGGTGACGACAAACCCGCTGGCATCATGGATACCTTTGTCTCCTATCAAGAGGTCGACGAAATCCTCATGAAGGGGCCAACCAAATCGAGCGTCAGGCTCAAGGGCGGCTTACAGGTCGATGTTAGGGCAGTTGACACAAAGAGCTGGGGGGCTGCCCTCTGCTTTTTCACCGGCTCGAAGGAACACAATGTCACAATGCGCACAATGGGCGTCAGCATGGGCCTGAAGCTGAACGAGTATGGGCTCTTCACGAGAGAATCTGGGAAGAAGGTCGCTGGCGAAACTGAAGAAGAGGTATACAAAGCTCTCGGGCTTTCGTATGTCGAGCCTGAACTGAGGGAGAACTTGGGCGAGATCGAGGCGGCCAGGGAGGGCCGGCTCCCTGATCTGGTCCGTGACGACCAGATACTCGGTGACATGCACGTTCACACCAGTTGGAGTGACGGAGCGGACAAGATCGACGATGTCGTCTTAGAGGCAGTGAATCGCGGATACGAATATGTGGCCATCACGGACCATTCGCAGAGCCTCAAGATCGCCAAGGGCCTTTCAGCTGATCGTTTGAAAAATCAGATCGAATCCATCCGCAAGGCGGAGGATTCTGCGGGTGGCAAGATCAAGGTACTTGCTGGGAGCGAGGTGGACATCAAAGCGGACGGGTCCTTGGACTTCCCGAACAGCCTTCTCAAGGACCTGGACCTGGTTATCGGATCTGTTCACTCGGGTTTCAAGCGCACCAAGGCGGAGATGACCGCGCGCGAGATTAAGGCCATCGAATCTGGTCGGATCGACATACTTGGCCATCCGACCGGCAGGCTCATAGGTCAGAGGAACCCCTACGAAGTCGATCTTGACAAGGTTTTCGAGGCTGCAAGGTCGGCCGGAGTATGCATGGAGATCAACTCACACCCAGACAGGTTGGACTTGTCAGACGTCCATTGTAGGCAGGCCAAGGATGCCGGTGTCATGATGGCCATAGGGACCGATGCCCACAGGACTGAGCAGATGGGCTACATCAGATACGGCATCATCACAGCCAGGCGCGGATGGCTTGAGCACAAGGACGTCATGAACACGCTGCGATGGAAGGAGCTTTCGAGACGGCTCCACGGAGGAAGGCCATGAGCGATGACCGGCCCGCGATCAAGAAGCGGATGAGGGAACTGGTCGACAAGATTACCTATCATGACGGGAAGTACTACGCGGAGGACAACCCCGAGATATCGGACTACGAGTACGACGTCCGCGTCAAGGAGCTAGCGGAGCTAGAAGTGCGGTACCCCGACCTTGTCATGCCCGACTCACCAACCCAGCGCGTCTCGGGAAAACCACTCGAGGAGTTCCCTCAGGTGGAGCACAAGGTAGCGATGCTGAGCCTCGGGAACTGCTACTCATCAGAGGAGCTGCGCGAGTTCGACGCTCGGGTCGGGAAGTGGCTCGGAGGAGAATCGGTCGAGTATGTAGTAGAGCTGAAAATCGACGGGCTGGGGATTGCGCTTCTCTTCGAGGATCGAGCGCTCGTTCGAGGAGCTACGAGGGGCGACGGCCGGATAGGAGAGGAAGTCACTTCGAACATCAAGACGATCAGGAGCATCCCGCTGAAGCTTAAACCCGAAAGCGGTCTTCGCACCGTTGAGGTCCGCGGCGAGGTCTACATGCCGACCGAGGGGCTCTGGAAGCTGAACAAGCAGAGGGAGACCAGCGGTGAGCCTTTGTTCGCCAATCCAAGGAACGCGGCTGCAGGGTCAATAAGGCAGCTTGATCCGAAGATTGCAGCGTCACGCCCGTTGGAGGCGTATTTCTACACGCTGGGATACAGTGAAGGCTCGATGCCGTCGACGCACGAGAAGTGTCTCGAAGCGATGAGGAAAGCGGGCCTCCGCACAAGTCCTCACACGATGAAGTTCGACTCCATCGACAAGGTGCTGGAGCACATTGCCTCGTGGGAGTCTAGGAGGGATTCCATCGGATACGAGATCGACGGGATCGTCATCAAGGTCAACTCGCTTGCACAGCAGGTCAGATTGGGGTTCACTTCCAAGGAGCCGCGATGGGCTATTGCATACAAGTATCCTCCAAAACAGATGACCACTAGGCTGCTGGATGTCCAGGTGCAGGTCGGCAGAACTGGCACATTGACGCCTGTGGCGATACTCGAACCTGTGCAAGTTGGGGGAGTGACCATCTCACACGCAACCCTTCACAATGAGGACGAGGTGAGGCGCAAGGACCTGAGGATCGGGGACTATGTGCTTATCGAAAGGGCGGGCGAGGTGATTCCGCAGGTCGTGAAACCCATCGTGGACAAGAGGACCGGTCGAGAGAGAGAGTTCAAGATGCCGCAGACGTGCCCTGTGTGTGGGTCCAAGGCTGTCCGAGAGGAGGGCGAAGCCGCACGAAGATGTGTCAACGCATCTTGTCCCGCTCAGGTCAAGGAGCGTCTGATGCACTTCTGCTCACGGACCGCGATGGACATCGAAGGCGTCGGACCTGCCCTGGTCGATCAGCTGGTAGACAAAGGTCTCGTCTCGGATGCGGCGGACCTGTACAAGTTGACAAGGGAGGACCTGCTGACTCTGGATGGAATCGCAGAGAGATCATCCCAGAACATCCTGGATGCCATAAGGTCCAGCACGAAGAGGGATTTCGAAAACGTGCTCTATGCCCTTGGCATCAGGCACATCGGACGCACCACGGCGGATGTCCTCGCGCAGACCATGGGCAGCTTGGATGGGCTTGAGTCGGCGTCGGTCGAGGAGCTGTCGAGGAGCGAGGGCGTCGGCCAAGTCGTCGCTGAGGCTGTTAGGGACTTCATGAGCAGCCCGGAGAACCGCAAGCTCTTGGCCCGTCTGAGGAAAGCTGGTCTGAAGACAGAGGTGGTCAAGAAGGCCGGTGGACCGTTGGCTGGGAAGATCTTCCTGTTCACGGGGGAGCTCAGCTCTATGACGCGCTCCGAGGCGGAATCTGCTGTAGAGGCTCTCGGAGGAAAGTCCGGATCATCTATCACGAAGGCTACCGATTTCGTGGTCGTGGGGAAGGATTCTGGGTCGAAGCTCGAGAAAGCCAGGAACCTGAACAAAACGGTCCTGGACGAACAACAGTTCATCGAGATGGTCAAGAAGAAATAGACCTCGCTCAGGCCCAATCTGAACGTCGTATGGCCTGGTTTGCATCTGGTGATACTGGTAGAGCATGATTATTATAGCCTGGACTGCCAGACTCTACGTGCACACAAACGCTGTCGGAGTGAGAACTAGCTTGCCCTACTCATCTGCTCCTCGGAAGAGCCAAACGCAGAACGAACTCCCGGATGCTCAGGCGGACCGGTACCACAAGAAACTCCAGAGGATTCTGCGTCCAGCTGACACCGTTCCCGGGGAGCTCTCAGGAGGGTCGGGCACAGTGGAGCGTCGCATGAGTGAGAAGATGAAGGAGGCGACGCTCTCTCCCAGACTGGTCAATCCTGTGTCCGTGCCCCAGGACGACAGCCCGCTGTTCCAATGCACGGAGTGCGACATGATCGTCAAGGAGTCGGACCCATACTGTCCGTTCTGCGGTGCGATTTTCGCGGATGGAATACTGGCGGAACAGGCGGAATCGGAGTCTGAACCCCAGAAGCCCCCCGCTGGGGATTCAGCGGTCGAGAAGCCCGCACGAAGAGAGCCCATGGTAAGGCCAGACAAATTCGACCTGTTCAGCCTGCTCGGCACTAGGTCGAGGTCAAAGGAGCTGCTCTATAGAGAGGCTCTCAGAGGTTTCCCGGGGTCTGCCAGGCTTCTCGAGGAAATAGAGCACCTGATCTCTGACATAAGCTCCCTCGGGACAGACACGACCAAGGCGCGGAGGCTGATGGGGAGCGCATGGGAGGCCGCGAGAGATGGCGATTGGAATCTGGTCACGGCGCTAGCTCATCAGACAGAGGAGATGGTAGCGCCTAGCATACCGGATCTTGTGAGGTCTGAGATCGCAAGAGCTCGGACACATCTAGCAGAGGCGAAGGCGTTGGGCGTCGACATATCACAATACGTTCTTCAGATCAAGAGCGCCGTTCAAGCTCTCCACGCCAACGACCCAGATGAGGCATTGAGGGTCACCAAGGAGCTCATGGATTCAATGAGAGAGGATTCGATCTCCTGGAAGTAGGCCGGACACAATCAAGCACTTCTGCTTCTGGACGGTTCACCTGATTCTTTGACCAGAGCCTTTTTATTTCAGGAACAGCGTTTTTCCATCGCATGCTTAGTGATTTGACCATGCTCGATGCCTTCGGATGGGAGGCAATCAAGAAGGCTCTGAACCAGAGAGTCGTGTTGGGCACGGTCAGGTTGGTGCCCAGCAGAAGGAACCGGGTGTGGGCCGTAGAGACGGACGTCAGACCCGTCGTAGTCAAGAAGTCGCTCTCGGGCAGATGCGGGAACGAGTTCGAGGTAATCATTCAGGCCAAGGGCGCAGGCCTGAATGTCCCATACCCCCTTTTCATGGAAGGAGACTACCTTGTGTCCGAGTACGTCCAGGGGGAGACATGCGACACGCTCATCAACCACATGTTCAGCAACCGGGCAGCAGAGGGCATGGGTGAATGGCTCGCGAGCTTCCACGGTCTCCTAGGACATGGCCCGACCACCAAGGTGATGAAAGACGCTGTGCTCTCGAACTTCATACTGTCAGATGAAAAGATATTTGGCGTCGACCTCGAAGACGCCGGTCCCGGCGATCCGCTGGATGACGTTGGGCAGCTTTGCGCTGCGATCCTTGGAAGTGAACCATTCTTCACCCCAATAAAGTTCGATCTGTGTCTGCGCATGGTCCAAAGCTATGAGAGGACCTCAAGCATGGACGTCATCGACGTGGTCCGGCCGTATGTGTCCAAGCACCTAATGTTGGATTCGAAGAACAAGCCGCTCTTCAGACGCACCATTGTCTCTGCTGCTCGCAGCATCGAGAAGGGATGGCCCGCACTCGCGTGAGCGCAAATGTAACGGGCGAACGGAGGCTACTGGTTCGGGGGCTCCTGCGCCGTCGTCTGCGCCTGAACCTCCTCCGTCCTGCGCTTCGACCTCGCCCTAAGCTCCTCCAGCTTCTTCGTGATCTCAGAGATGCTGTCGACCTGCTCTCCTATTACCTGCTTGCGCTTGTCCAGGTGCTCTTTCATCTTCTCGACCCTGGACCTCTCCTGAGCAAGCTTATCCATCTCCGAGGACAGGCCCTCCCGGCGTCTGTTCATCTCTTCGACCTTCTCATTGAAAGCCAGCTCTCGTGCGTCGACGTCCTTCTTGGCCTTGTCAAGATCCTCTCCTTTCGCCGCAAGCGCCTTCTCCGTCGTCTCCAGCTCGGCGAACCTTCCGGCCACGTGCTTCCGCTCCGTGTCCAGACGCTGCATCTCTTCCTCGATCTTCGTCTTGGATTTGAGCGTCTCTCCCTCGAGGGCCTTCTCCCTCTCGGAGAGGGCTTTCACACGCGAGTCCAGGCCCTCCTCTGAGGATTTCAGGCCCTCTTGTCTCCTACGCAGATTCTCGAGCTCTTCATGGACTTTGTCCTCGCGCTCGTTGGTTGCGCGGGTCTCGTCCGCTAGGACCGCCTCCCTTCGGCTCACTTCGGATCTGATCGCTTCGAGGTCCTTCTTCATCTGGGCGATCTCTTGCTCCTGAGCCTCACCCTTCACCCTAGACTCGGCGATTGCTCCTTCCTTTGCC comes from the Candidatus Thermoplasmatota archaeon genome and includes:
- a CDS encoding trimethylamine methyltransferase family protein — its product is MTSGDFRKLSMRKNSTQLIDRDAFQRIHDESLDVLERVGVRIYSGIALDLLRQHGADVNNEKQIARIPKDLVEKSIRSTPKEYKLGARNPDFDVELDNSHVYFTFDGCGVQTIDIDSGKRRPARKQDIVDCARLANVLPGVGYFTPSVAPQDVPLHAHVLHQIHAAYSNTDKFVMSESTTTGAEARLQIDMAAAVAGGRDKLLQKPNLAGIICAVPPLNLDGGGSEATIEFAKAGVPVMMMSMVEAGVSGPVTMAGTLVVSNAEIMAILTLTQCARKGAKAIYGSTLSMMEPRTGAYVSGSPEAALLCAAIVDLAKHYKLPAQAGTFGTNALVPGSQAATEHCLGTLLAVNAGADMVNGFGLLEASTVLSFEQLMLDYDIVTELLHIAKGIDVNDETIAGDLIREVGIGGTFLAKRHTLKHLRDAWSPMVFEYGTYEDWVKHGSIDPVRRANAKARELLKGARSVPPEDDVAKELQDIVRKSEKELK
- the ligA gene encoding NAD-dependent DNA ligase LigA; protein product: MSDDRPAIKKRMRELVDKITYHDGKYYAEDNPEISDYEYDVRVKELAELEVRYPDLVMPDSPTQRVSGKPLEEFPQVEHKVAMLSLGNCYSSEELREFDARVGKWLGGESVEYVVELKIDGLGIALLFEDRALVRGATRGDGRIGEEVTSNIKTIRSIPLKLKPESGLRTVEVRGEVYMPTEGLWKLNKQRETSGEPLFANPRNAAAGSIRQLDPKIAASRPLEAYFYTLGYSEGSMPSTHEKCLEAMRKAGLRTSPHTMKFDSIDKVLEHIASWESRRDSIGYEIDGIVIKVNSLAQQVRLGFTSKEPRWAIAYKYPPKQMTTRLLDVQVQVGRTGTLTPVAILEPVQVGGVTISHATLHNEDEVRRKDLRIGDYVLIERAGEVIPQVVKPIVDKRTGREREFKMPQTCPVCGSKAVREEGEAARRCVNASCPAQVKERLMHFCSRTAMDIEGVGPALVDQLVDKGLVSDAADLYKLTREDLLTLDGIAERSSQNILDAIRSSTKRDFENVLYALGIRHIGRTTADVLAQTMGSLDGLESASVEELSRSEGVGQVVAEAVRDFMSSPENRKLLARLRKAGLKTEVVKKAGGPLAGKIFLFTGELSSMTRSEAESAVEALGGKSGSSITKATDFVVVGKDSGSKLEKARNLNKTVLDEQQFIEMVKKK
- a CDS encoding nucleotidyltransferase domain-containing protein, with protein sequence MLSRESLTILARKGRVEIIRALKSYPDRDFTINELSRTAKVPTMTTWRAVKELKKTGLVRTRKIGNAIGVTLTEDRERLKVLRMIPDTDPQRTAARAYASRLGEQPWILECRLFGSIGRGEHAPGEEVDVAVVYDDSSVTEGQAKEIATSLAALVKEETNVAIVPLCIAQKEMTRKGGLAAELRDKESIWKR
- a CDS encoding HAD family hydrolase; this encodes MPQVPVSLPRRIRAVVFDLDDTLVESTVDFAKFKRLVIQRIANYGDDGSLYSPNETIVKIIARFEDRMRNRGINEDEMRTMLADLDMIMDGVELERVSETTAINGAVELLGYLRKKGIRIGILTRGCEEYALTALKITGMQTLVDKVECRNSNTKAKPDPDSYLNLVRILGVPKEETIFVGDHPIDAQCAANAGVPFMAVRTGDVPEEDLRDAGSVEIFPDVKHMISWFEKLLGD
- a CDS encoding class A beta-lactamase-related serine hydrolase: MTIEKRRQSSSNIELAKLRSEIQKTTRDVKGQLGLYMKHVESGREIAIDADKIFPLGSVFKIPIMVEAYRQVNEGLLSMDEKIKLENRNYCIGSGILQYLSPGLELTIRDLITLMIVATDNTASEMLWKRIGIQRVNMLIRELGLAKTSIYLPWREGFLLTMGKGPFKDMLVQDAGRKWKGFSDLGRMKILNEIDTEFANLSIEDFRREYENLYGMKEEKKFRTQREYDQVFDNIGTPREIGILLEKTLKGEVVSREASMEMLGMMMRNLGSSSVPHYLSDDVVVASRSGVTAGSVNNAGIIYVNSNSHIILCVFFKRLGEKNPEKAQIAEAKIARLVYDYFSRVK
- a CDS encoding phosphotransferase, which produces MLSDLTMLDAFGWEAIKKALNQRVVLGTVRLVPSRRNRVWAVETDVRPVVVKKSLSGRCGNEFEVIIQAKGAGLNVPYPLFMEGDYLVSEYVQGETCDTLINHMFSNRAAEGMGEWLASFHGLLGHGPTTKVMKDAVLSNFILSDEKIFGVDLEDAGPGDPLDDVGQLCAAILGSEPFFTPIKFDLCLRMVQSYERTSSMDVIDVVRPYVSKHLMLDSKNKPLFRRTIVSAARSIEKGWPALA
- a CDS encoding DUF835 domain-containing protein, whose translation is MAIIPRTNLGLFLTATPFIVIVVYIVFSLLNEDDGVLMGNATNPVFALAAAILAFALYWFTRKSPSPEINLGLVVAFTLLALGELTWSIYAEVIDEEVTVSLADLFWLSGYVALIALLFKVIRDAKVKISRQIIAVQAAFWLAVSPLLIYVVRESYGSTDMSTLEKVTWNLYTPLDAVILSLVIMLIWSFRKGLLEDCWIIVGVSIAFYTVGDSLYTIYEASGAYSVGSMPDVFYIGSYAMLSLGFGMLLLSSARFPSVEPAPETYGSKEAMRELAPRNTYVIWSTDSRRGYELIVQGLSQGLEGLIITRKPPSMIKPTYGLKKTAMIWLSTSPGSEAIHPANTGILTGTIVRFLEKGKNSIILVDGFESIVTYADFKKALTTLDHLKDLIVAHNSRLIVTVDKRTLTEREAALIEKRAVLIQG
- the polX gene encoding DNA polymerase/3'-5' exonuclease PolX produces the protein MDNDDVANVLFEIADLLDLQGVAFKPNAYRRAARNINALEEDINKIAAEGRLQDIPGVGEAMTEKIDELIATGELRYLSQLRSEVPPGLVEILKVPDVGPKTAMVLYRELGISSVDGLKEAVLNHKLHGIKGFGEKTEERILQGVRTLESKGGRTLLGHALPVAESYVEYLRSSQPLDKISVAGSLRRGKETVGDIDILVGDDKPAGIMDTFVSYQEVDEILMKGPTKSSVRLKGGLQVDVRAVDTKSWGAALCFFTGSKEHNVTMRTMGVSMGLKLNEYGLFTRESGKKVAGETEEEVYKALGLSYVEPELRENLGEIEAAREGRLPDLVRDDQILGDMHVHTSWSDGADKIDDVVLEAVNRGYEYVAITDHSQSLKIAKGLSADRLKNQIESIRKAEDSAGGKIKVLAGSEVDIKADGSLDFPNSLLKDLDLVIGSVHSGFKRTKAEMTAREIKAIESGRIDILGHPTGRLIGQRNPYEVDLDKVFEAARSAGVCMEINSHPDRLDLSDVHCRQAKDAGVMMAIGTDAHRTEQMGYIRYGIITARRGWLEHKDVMNTLRWKELSRRLHGGRP